From Elusimicrobiota bacterium, the proteins below share one genomic window:
- a CDS encoding ORF6N domain-containing protein, whose translation MKRKKGVVGIPEGKIAKRIFVIKNKKIMLDRDLAELYGVPTKRLNEQVRRNIKRFPDDFMFRF comes from the coding sequence ATGAAAAGGAAAAAGGGGGTTGTTGGTATTCCAGAGGGTAAGATTGCGAAAAGAATTTTTGTAATCAAAAACAAGAAAATAATGCTTGACAGAGATTTAGCGGAATTATATGGAGTTCCTACGAAACGATTAAATGAACAAGTCCGTAGAAATATAAAAAGATTTCCGGACGACTTTATGTTTAGATTTTAA
- a CDS encoding PD-(D/E)XK nuclease family protein translates to MIIIKKVLEKIGDEIKNITLGSKIRELRPLSYNQINTYLNCPAKYYFSYLQTAQEDLTDETTASQTGSGALAFYKVLTRILKEAYCYGTLVSLSEMISMFERFWVPSDFRDTSDEIKYREEGKKILKNFYDQNKDKKNKVAQTISWKDRDKKFPAIDQKVYVQVGDVKLSEKIDRIMVYPDGSYESIIYRLSKPSYSSSVGEKDLRPALFLLAAKKLFPFRRHRVVYYYLRDNEEVVCKIPRNLSEKLQTAAKNVAVGLVKTEFLPRKGYWCSICNFRSSCSMWAGFKIERNRFRLSYSKMNTFLNCPRQYKFIYIDKLKTKPHSFFSIGTSVHNAFEQFYNYNGILKKPRLRYLLNLLKTSWKSDGYKEDGVNEQEYYKKAEKMLRDYYKTYIKNKTYKKAYKTEEYFELPIGKKGLITGFIDRIDKTEDGSYEIIDYKTEPDWPDDKIMDDHKLQLTLYWWACKEAKLTPVPPASLSLFMLEFDKKIIFYPNITGSSLNKDDIDINKMIAENVTLVDKTVDEIEKCTELLQQQKPADEAFPPKENHWCPNCDFRLDCPIFIK, encoded by the coding sequence ATGATTATTATAAAAAAAGTTTTAGAAAAAATTGGTGATGAGATTAAAAATATCACTCTTGGCTCTAAAATAAGAGAACTTCGCCCGCTCTCTTACAACCAGATTAACACTTACCTGAACTGTCCCGCAAAATACTATTTTAGTTATCTACAGACCGCACAGGAAGATTTGACAGACGAGACAACAGCATCTCAAACTGGTAGTGGTGCACTTGCATTCTATAAAGTCCTAACCCGTATACTGAAAGAAGCATACTGCTATGGCACACTTGTATCACTATCTGAAATGATTTCTATGTTTGAACGATTCTGGGTACCGTCAGATTTTCGGGACACATCAGACGAAATCAAATACCGCGAAGAAGGCAAAAAAATACTTAAAAATTTTTACGACCAAAACAAAGATAAAAAAAACAAAGTAGCACAAACAATCAGTTGGAAAGACAGGGATAAAAAATTTCCGGCAATTGACCAGAAAGTATATGTTCAGGTTGGCGATGTTAAATTAAGCGAAAAAATAGACCGTATTATGGTCTATCCCGATGGCAGTTATGAATCAATAATTTATAGATTGTCAAAACCGTCATACAGCAGCAGTGTTGGCGAGAAAGATTTAAGACCAGCGCTTTTTCTTTTAGCAGCCAAAAAACTGTTCCCATTCAGACGGCATAGAGTTGTATATTATTATTTACGAGATAATGAAGAAGTTGTTTGCAAAATCCCGAGAAATTTATCAGAAAAATTACAAACAGCTGCAAAAAATGTGGCAGTCGGATTGGTTAAAACCGAATTTTTACCCCGTAAAGGATACTGGTGTTCTATATGTAATTTCAGAAGTTCTTGTTCAATGTGGGCTGGGTTCAAGATAGAACGTAACCGCTTCCGGCTCTCTTATTCAAAAATGAATACCTTTTTGAATTGCCCCAGACAGTACAAATTTATTTATATTGATAAACTAAAAACAAAACCACACTCGTTTTTTTCAATCGGAACAAGTGTGCATAACGCATTTGAGCAGTTTTATAATTACAATGGTATCTTGAAAAAACCGCGACTAAGATATCTTTTAAACCTGTTGAAAACATCATGGAAAAGCGACGGTTATAAAGAAGACGGCGTCAACGAGCAGGAATACTACAAAAAAGCGGAAAAGATGTTAAGAGATTATTACAAAACATATATTAAAAACAAAACTTATAAAAAGGCATACAAAACTGAAGAGTATTTTGAACTCCCTATCGGTAAAAAAGGATTGATAACGGGTTTTATAGACCGTATTGATAAAACCGAAGACGGCAGTTACGAAATTATTGACTATAAAACAGAACCGGACTGGCCTGATGACAAAATTATGGACGACCACAAACTGCAACTTACACTTTACTGGTGGGCTTGTAAAGAAGCGAAACTGACACCTGTGCCACCAGCATCGCTGTCGTTATTTATGTTGGAATTTGATAAAAAAATTATATTCTATCCAAATATAACCGGCTCCAGTTTGAATAAAGACGATATAGATATAAATAAAATGATTGCTGAAAATGTAACGCTGGTTGACAAAACAGTTGACGAAATAGAAAAATGTACCGAACTTTTACAACAGCAAAAACCAGCCGACGAGGCATTCCCGCCAAAAGAAAATCACTGGTGTCCTAACTGCGATTTTAGGCTGGATTGTCCGATATTCATAAAATAA